The Chitinophaga sp. H8 genome contains a region encoding:
- a CDS encoding SusC/RagA family TonB-linked outer membrane protein, whose product MAAFYIRILKLCPVLLCLCAVVYAQAPVTVKGKVLTSEDATPLPGVSILLHVAGGKPSAIGMTNEKGEFQVKVPANARLEFRFISYDAQTVAVNGRTSLTVKMVSSATALKEAVVVGYQKRSKETVTGAVARITANDIKDVPVSNIEQLMQGKVAGLNIQNTTGSPGFRGSATIRGISQVMVQGSGQNAYLTPQSPLYVIDGIPVDANAGFEYGFQSQGPGTSPLSMIPPEDVESIDVMKDAEATSLYGSKGANGVIVVTTKRGNSKVPIVRYTGNLFMNIPPSLRPTIGGMAERDYRTRMIWGTDNIDEIRKISLTPFLSDSLNPFYNNSTNWQEIYYQMTQNHSHNVSVSGGDLKLNYKSNLNYYSERGVIKNTGFDRYSLSLNVNFNPTKKLQVSGYLSAGLGKKLKGSGNGLTDVGAGKAIESSLLPGPSYFIGVGQFSNAIYNKNDTKTYMSSFYLNAMYELVPHVQISTNTSFDYTADLEDTFKPAMANSGMPAVYGYTGKKQNLYNRSMLMYSNSWKEKHNVYASVFSEATMTKSDNKVIDLINGPNNVYYGPLGFNSYYSGLSGVPLAGGFSEVHSIGFAANVQYNYNMKYVVNLNYRADGNSYAGLKNRWAKSPSVGLRWNFNKESWLEDWSWLDYGDVRFSYGVNLRPVTNIYASQGWYDVKGNYNNVTRISPHLGNMPNPFLKPERVQQYNYGFDMSVFNGRLSVIFDAYTKTTEDMLYERKLATSTGFATTYTNEASIYNYGYEATFTVRPLPAKSKINWTFSFNWAVNRDILLSLPAGAAQALAADGTIINRVGYSGLANFLYVSEGVYRSDNDVPVDPVTGLRYRSGSNIYRAGDMKFRDVNGNYISDAADQQVAGSPVPNITGGFSSFFTWKNYSLNFNGSILFKRVLLNDALSGRLANLRNPYEAKTLVDLNDLNYWRGNGNVAQYPNPYNYLSANGSYDRFQTLFQEDGSYIKLNAVTVGYAFDRKLLQRYRMNALRLYATVTNLFMITGYSGPNPEAVTDLGRDYLDTYPLSRSVTLGLNIEF is encoded by the coding sequence ATGGCTGCATTTTACATACGGATACTCAAATTGTGCCCGGTGCTGTTATGCCTGTGTGCAGTAGTATATGCACAGGCACCGGTAACAGTAAAAGGAAAGGTACTTACCAGTGAAGATGCTACTCCTTTGCCTGGTGTATCCATTTTATTGCATGTTGCTGGTGGTAAGCCTTCGGCAATCGGAATGACGAATGAAAAAGGAGAGTTCCAGGTAAAGGTGCCTGCTAATGCCAGGCTCGAATTTCGCTTTATATCCTATGATGCTCAAACGGTAGCTGTGAATGGTAGAACAAGCCTGACAGTAAAAATGGTTTCTTCTGCCACCGCTTTAAAAGAAGCGGTAGTGGTAGGGTATCAGAAACGTTCAAAAGAAACTGTAACAGGGGCGGTAGCACGTATTACGGCAAACGATATTAAGGATGTTCCGGTTTCCAATATAGAGCAGTTAATGCAGGGGAAAGTAGCCGGGTTAAACATACAGAATACGACGGGCTCCCCTGGTTTTCGCGGATCGGCTACTATCCGTGGTATCTCCCAGGTAATGGTGCAGGGCTCCGGCCAGAATGCTTACCTTACACCGCAATCTCCTTTATATGTTATTGACGGGATACCGGTAGATGCAAATGCCGGCTTTGAATATGGTTTCCAGTCGCAGGGACCTGGTACCAGCCCTTTATCCATGATACCGCCGGAAGATGTAGAATCCATCGATGTTATGAAGGATGCAGAAGCTACTTCCTTATACGGATCTAAAGGAGCCAATGGGGTAATTGTGGTAACTACTAAGCGGGGTAATTCCAAAGTGCCGATTGTTCGCTATACCGGTAATTTGTTTATGAACATCCCGCCTTCTCTTCGCCCAACTATAGGTGGTATGGCGGAGAGAGATTATCGTACCCGTATGATCTGGGGAACAGATAACATAGACGAGATCCGCAAGATTTCTCTGACTCCCTTCTTGTCAGATAGTTTGAACCCTTTTTATAACAACTCTACCAACTGGCAGGAAATCTATTACCAGATGACCCAGAACCACTCGCATAACGTATCTGTGAGCGGTGGTGATCTGAAACTGAACTATAAAAGTAACCTCAACTATTACTCCGAGCGGGGAGTAATTAAGAATACCGGTTTTGACCGCTATTCATTAAGCCTGAATGTAAATTTCAATCCTACTAAAAAACTGCAGGTGTCCGGCTATCTTTCTGCGGGATTAGGTAAGAAGCTGAAAGGAAGTGGTAATGGTCTTACAGATGTGGGTGCAGGTAAAGCGATAGAATCCTCCCTGTTGCCAGGCCCTTCTTATTTTATTGGTGTAGGACAATTTTCCAATGCTATTTATAATAAGAATGATACCAAAACATACATGTCCAGTTTTTACCTGAATGCCATGTATGAGCTGGTACCACATGTACAGATTTCTACCAATACCAGTTTTGATTACACAGCAGATCTTGAGGACACCTTTAAGCCTGCGATGGCTAATTCCGGAATGCCTGCGGTGTACGGCTATACCGGTAAAAAGCAAAATCTTTACAACAGGTCGATGCTGATGTATTCCAATAGCTGGAAAGAAAAGCATAATGTATATGCTTCCGTGTTCTCGGAAGCTACAATGACCAAATCAGATAATAAAGTAATTGATCTGATCAATGGGCCCAACAATGTGTATTATGGTCCGTTGGGCTTTAACTCCTATTATTCAGGGCTGTCGGGAGTACCGCTGGCAGGAGGTTTTTCTGAAGTGCATTCCATCGGCTTTGCAGCAAACGTGCAGTATAACTACAACATGAAATATGTAGTGAACTTAAATTACCGCGCGGATGGTAACTCTTATGCAGGGCTGAAAAACCGGTGGGCAAAGAGCCCTTCTGTAGGCTTACGCTGGAACTTTAATAAGGAAAGCTGGTTGGAAGATTGGTCCTGGTTAGATTATGGTGATGTCCGTTTCAGCTATGGTGTAAACCTCCGGCCTGTTACCAATATTTATGCTTCCCAAGGCTGGTATGATGTAAAAGGGAACTATAACAATGTAACGAGAATATCCCCCCACCTGGGTAATATGCCCAATCCTTTTCTGAAGCCGGAAAGGGTACAGCAATATAACTACGGGTTTGATATGAGTGTTTTTAATGGCCGCTTGAGTGTGATTTTTGATGCCTATACCAAAACAACAGAGGATATGCTGTATGAGCGGAAGCTGGCTACCTCTACGGGCTTTGCCACTACCTATACCAATGAGGCTTCTATTTACAACTATGGATATGAGGCCACCTTTACGGTAAGACCACTACCGGCAAAATCCAAGATCAACTGGACATTCAGCTTTAACTGGGCTGTAAACAGGGATATATTACTCTCCTTACCCGCAGGTGCTGCGCAGGCATTGGCGGCAGATGGTACTATTATCAACCGGGTAGGCTATAGCGGATTGGCTAACTTCTTATATGTATCTGAAGGGGTGTATCGTTCAGATAATGATGTGCCTGTAGACCCGGTTACCGGATTACGTTACCGTTCAGGTAGTAATATTTATCGTGCAGGGGATATGAAGTTCAGGGATGTGAATGGCAACTATATTTCGGATGCTGCCGATCAGCAGGTAGCCGGCTCTCCCGTACCTAATATCACCGGTGGTTTTTCTTCTTTCTTTACCTGGAAGAACTACAGCCTCAATTTCAATGGTTCTATCCTCTTCAAAAGGGTATTGCTGAATGATGCATTGTCCGGGCGCCTGGCTAATCTCCGTAATCCTTATGAAGCCAAGACACTGGTTGACTTAAATGACCTGAACTACTGGAGAGGAAACGGTAATGTAGCGCAATACCCCAATCCATATAATTATCTCTCTGCCAATGGTTCTTATGACCGGTTCCAGACATTATTCCAGGAAGATGGCAGTTATATTAAGCTGAATGCGGTAACCGTAGGATATGCTTTTGACAGGAAACTGTTACAGCGTTATAGAATGAATGCATTGCGTTTGTACGCTACGGTAACCAATCTGTTTATGATTACCGGTTACTCCGGACCGAACCCGGAGGCAGTAACGGATCTGGGACGTGATTACCTGGATACTTATCCATTATCACGATCAGTAACATTGGGACTAAATATAGAATTTTAA
- a CDS encoding SusC/RagA family TonB-linked outer membrane protein has product MIRFLPAALPGRTFGVVACIFTIAGITGAFQSYAQTTPATKQENIQPDSMNEKTVAVKYNLHTQKIITSATGTLPISTVRELPYSYLGQALDGRVSGVTVLRNSGEPGIAPSVLIRGAAVPIGSYADMFDNQPLYVVNGVPMIAGNHPYPLAIKQFDLNGIGSGIDLNTMVDMNNITGVEVLKGAEATAQYGAQAANGAILITTARPAVGKYRIGLNVYGGVAVKPTMNSGNGRNIVNGAFQRDFVMPFYNKYATAAEWVNFPSYLMDSTQQAYYGAADWDKLYFRNVIQHGVGVNISGGSERANFRFGVGERTENGVADKTSLKRYNVYYDMMMVPVEKLIINTFVQAATARRDRNRSMRERYAEQEYFPDQQLPLPPNKLYLGKYYGYLDEGIDDNAATNLQVKVTAQYELSKYLSVQSQLSADYNDNQRNLFVPAALNDGNSFNSYYTGVNRRVRVNNFLLFNKEIAKGHALGIQLGQTWQSDQMKYDYIRGYRGPSDFIKLIQVDLNPDNKIWITHDRSLVYRYKDYLKQQLVSFYGHVTYDIQKKYSATLSLRSEGSSYFANGYHWSVSPVLALNWDLKKEPWLQSSAHLNALTLKASGGRTARLPIDDYYGYGPYYTVDIGWGGNEKISSYASFPTLGMPFSKSYVGGGVNWPYTNQWDAGVALRAFDFLDAAVNVYSKTSKDLLAPIPVDASYGFSSQTVNGMDVRNSGVEASVQGTFKLSPAFKWVSSIVSQYNTSKLLKLPGNLEAINYGNRRLQVGKATDQFWLLQNEGIYGSDDEVPVSAAGKKLTYNGIALHAGDPKWKDVNNDFVIDDNDRVLQEHVIPPVRGGWNNSFQYKNWSLDMSFMYALGNHLLNGDVANRFNFVKREGVNGMDGVKELSFWSSKTNLDNYPRYNPWSKVDPYQVNQNLFLEKASYLKLQAVTLRYDLTRLPVIQQAKIRQLQVYLTGSNLFTLTPYSGYDPSLADYYGYDYGYAQPLPMTFSLGVNIDF; this is encoded by the coding sequence ATGATCAGATTTTTACCTGCTGCTTTACCCGGCAGAACATTCGGGGTAGTGGCCTGTATATTCACCATTGCCGGCATAACAGGTGCTTTCCAAAGTTATGCACAGACAACGCCGGCAACAAAGCAGGAAAATATACAGCCGGATAGTATGAATGAAAAAACGGTTGCTGTAAAGTATAATCTCCATACACAAAAAATCATTACTTCAGCAACAGGGACATTACCTATTAGTACTGTCAGAGAATTACCCTACAGTTACCTGGGGCAGGCACTGGATGGAAGAGTAAGCGGCGTTACGGTATTGCGCAATTCAGGCGAACCCGGGATAGCACCATCTGTACTTATCAGGGGAGCGGCAGTCCCCATCGGCAGTTATGCTGATATGTTCGATAACCAGCCTTTATATGTGGTAAACGGGGTGCCGATGATTGCAGGCAATCATCCTTATCCCCTTGCCATCAAACAATTTGACCTTAATGGTATTGGTAGCGGGATTGATCTCAATACGATGGTAGATATGAATAATATTACCGGCGTAGAAGTACTGAAAGGAGCAGAGGCTACCGCACAGTATGGTGCACAGGCTGCAAATGGTGCTATTCTTATCACCACTGCCAGGCCGGCTGTGGGTAAATACCGTATCGGATTGAATGTATATGGGGGAGTAGCCGTAAAGCCAACCATGAATTCAGGGAACGGTAGAAATATTGTCAATGGTGCTTTTCAGCGCGATTTTGTCATGCCATTTTACAACAAATATGCCACAGCAGCTGAATGGGTTAATTTCCCTTCTTACCTGATGGACTCCACTCAACAAGCATATTATGGCGCTGCAGATTGGGATAAACTTTACTTCCGTAATGTAATACAGCATGGGGTGGGAGTGAATATTTCCGGTGGGAGTGAAAGAGCAAATTTCCGTTTTGGAGTTGGAGAGCGTACAGAAAATGGTGTAGCGGATAAAACCAGCCTCAAACGGTATAATGTGTATTATGATATGATGATGGTGCCAGTGGAAAAACTAATTATTAATACTTTTGTGCAGGCAGCTACTGCCCGCCGGGATCGTAACCGCTCTATGCGCGAACGTTATGCTGAGCAAGAATATTTTCCTGATCAGCAATTGCCATTGCCACCGAATAAATTATACCTGGGAAAATATTACGGCTATCTCGATGAAGGGATAGATGATAATGCAGCCACTAACCTGCAGGTAAAAGTAACCGCTCAGTACGAATTATCTAAATACCTTTCTGTACAATCGCAGTTATCAGCAGACTACAATGATAACCAACGCAACCTGTTTGTACCGGCAGCGTTGAATGATGGGAATAGCTTTAATAGTTATTATACAGGCGTAAACAGACGGGTAAGGGTAAATAACTTCCTGTTGTTTAATAAGGAAATCGCAAAGGGGCATGCATTAGGTATTCAACTGGGACAAACCTGGCAGAGTGACCAAATGAAATACGATTATATCCGCGGGTATCGCGGGCCTTCTGATTTTATCAAGCTGATACAGGTTGACCTGAACCCGGACAACAAAATCTGGATCACGCATGACAGGTCTCTGGTTTACAGGTACAAGGATTATCTGAAGCAACAGCTGGTCTCTTTTTACGGACATGTTACTTATGATATCCAGAAAAAATACAGCGCCACACTCTCGCTTCGTAGTGAAGGTTCTTCTTACTTTGCCAATGGATATCATTGGTCAGTATCTCCTGTACTGGCATTAAACTGGGACCTGAAGAAAGAACCATGGTTACAATCTTCCGCTCACTTGAACGCACTTACCCTAAAGGCCAGTGGGGGAAGAACAGCACGTTTGCCAATAGATGATTATTATGGTTATGGACCTTATTATACAGTGGATATCGGGTGGGGAGGTAATGAGAAAATCTCCTCTTATGCCTCCTTTCCGACTTTAGGTATGCCCTTTAGTAAAAGTTATGTGGGAGGTGGTGTTAACTGGCCATATACTAATCAGTGGGATGCAGGTGTAGCGTTGCGTGCATTTGATTTTCTGGATGCAGCGGTAAATGTTTATTCCAAAACCAGTAAAGACCTGCTGGCGCCTATACCGGTAGATGCTTCCTATGGTTTTTCCAGCCAAACCGTAAATGGTATGGATGTACGGAACAGCGGTGTTGAAGCAAGTGTACAGGGGACCTTCAAGTTATCTCCTGCATTTAAGTGGGTTTCTTCTATCGTTTCCCAATATAATACCAGCAAGTTATTAAAACTGCCTGGTAATCTGGAGGCTATCAATTATGGTAACCGGAGGTTACAGGTAGGCAAAGCTACTGACCAGTTCTGGTTATTACAGAATGAAGGGATTTATGGTAGTGATGATGAAGTGCCGGTGTCTGCAGCTGGTAAAAAACTTACCTATAATGGGATTGCATTACATGCCGGAGATCCTAAATGGAAAGATGTTAATAATGACTTTGTGATTGACGATAACGACCGTGTGTTGCAGGAGCATGTGATTCCTCCTGTCCGGGGTGGTTGGAATAATAGTTTTCAGTATAAGAACTGGTCGCTGGACATGTCGTTCATGTATGCCTTGGGAAATCACCTGTTGAATGGGGATGTAGCTAACCGGTTCAACTTCGTGAAACGGGAAGGGGTGAATGGTATGGATGGTGTGAAAGAATTAAGCTTCTGGTCTTCAAAAACAAACCTGGATAATTACCCCCGGTACAATCCCTGGAGTAAGGTAGACCCATATCAGGTAAATCAGAACCTGTTCCTGGAAAAAGCGTCTTATCTGAAACTGCAGGCGGTAACATTGCGTTATGACCTGACCAGACTGCCAGTAATACAACAGGCTAAGATCAGACAGCTGCAAGTGTATCTTACCGGCAGCAACCTGTTTACATTAACTCCCTATTCCGGATATGATCCTTCACTGGCTGATTATTACGGATATGATTATGGTTATGCGCAACCATTACCAATGACCTTTTCCCTTGGGGTAAATATTGATTTTTAA
- a CDS encoding fasciclin domain-containing protein encodes MKQKYICYCILAAGLMLISITGCRKDNSYTRYEPVQRYTGTIQQYLASRTDNFDSMLLVLKKSGLNTLLEKDTVTFFAPTDQNLLAALNGYNIYRQANALPPVVLNDIDSASWRVILGPYIIPGRWEMANFTEQDGQILNSVVMRNMHGKVVHQATSGVKDIGPGTIRFSYMNGSRFERDWLSAYVTTSNINVDNGVVHVLEPGHLLGFNFFADKAKEMQNLYSEERAFASGSLTFPNTDSRIWTLRVKKLTAIDANTIETEGADLLASDYRIRLTIDAKDSITLVPAPGSANQTIEKNGPCYFDPVTYTYRLSYRYLGADGYRIISETIKYIAQ; translated from the coding sequence ATGAAACAAAAATATATATGCTATTGCATCCTGGCTGCAGGACTTATGCTGATCAGTATTACCGGCTGCCGGAAGGATAACAGCTATACCAGATATGAGCCTGTACAACGTTATACCGGTACTATTCAGCAATACCTCGCCTCCCGTACAGACAACTTTGATTCTATGTTGCTGGTATTGAAAAAATCAGGTTTAAATACACTGTTGGAAAAAGATACTGTTACGTTTTTTGCACCTACAGACCAGAACTTGCTGGCAGCATTAAATGGATACAATATATACCGGCAAGCCAATGCATTGCCTCCTGTGGTATTAAATGATATCGATTCTGCTTCCTGGCGGGTAATTCTGGGCCCCTATATTATCCCGGGTCGCTGGGAAATGGCAAATTTTACAGAACAGGACGGACAGATATTAAACTCGGTGGTGATGCGCAATATGCATGGTAAGGTAGTACATCAGGCTACCAGTGGTGTAAAAGATATAGGTCCCGGTACCATCCGTTTTTCTTACATGAACGGATCCCGCTTTGAGCGCGATTGGTTATCTGCCTATGTGACTACCTCAAATATTAATGTGGATAATGGGGTGGTGCATGTGCTGGAACCTGGCCACTTATTAGGGTTCAACTTTTTTGCGGATAAGGCAAAAGAGATGCAGAACCTTTATTCAGAAGAGCGTGCTTTTGCTTCCGGTTCCCTTACTTTTCCTAATACGGATAGCAGGATCTGGACGCTGCGGGTAAAGAAACTGACGGCTATTGATGCTAATACGATAGAAACGGAAGGTGCTGATCTGCTGGCATCTGATTACAGGATCCGGTTAACTATTGATGCGAAGGATTCCATCACACTGGTGCCTGCTCCAGGCAGTGCTAATCAGACCATAGAAAAAAATGGCCCTTGCTATTTTGATCCGGTTACCTATACCTACCGGTTGAGTTACCGTTATCTGGGAGCTGATGGTTACCGGATAATCAGTGAAACGATCAAATATATTGCGCAGTAA
- a CDS encoding DUF5007 domain-containing protein, with protein MKCCQNFWSVILAVLVLASCRKLPEKKDYLSKNANFDKKDVYEPFMGRTALEQTNFNADGSSYPMIFTVENMRRKKDGAAAPELSEKIKVQQWIRDYDGYEKTLEEIEKKRIWSEKNFFEIRSGSGDFIFWNASSDKIRTYPDSGYVFDIKIVNKGNERVIKDFWLRPLKEVPYEPYEYNMYTRERKQETRQTPDGKSYRVPYTIHPGVIQNMYYTKDSLFTDTLVSVYIQKTGIKGHSLTFKFVDQHFNPIDPAKFGQTKWDELVHGFDRQQTTTGVTYQVAYPIPLTSLNTKYAANGKARVSFGYSRKGFGGGRVDANFGLDFAIYEPGDWTIMFFFRRDPLFEND; from the coding sequence ATGAAGTGTTGCCAAAATTTCTGGAGTGTTATACTAGCAGTGCTGGTGCTGGCATCCTGCCGTAAGCTCCCTGAAAAAAAGGATTACCTCAGCAAGAATGCCAACTTTGATAAAAAGGATGTGTATGAACCTTTTATGGGACGCACCGCGCTGGAGCAAACAAATTTCAACGCTGATGGTTCTTCCTATCCCATGATCTTTACCGTTGAAAATATGCGCCGTAAAAAAGATGGCGCAGCTGCACCAGAACTGTCTGAAAAGATAAAAGTACAACAGTGGATAAGAGACTATGACGGATATGAAAAAACACTGGAAGAGATTGAAAAGAAGAGGATATGGTCTGAAAAGAATTTCTTTGAAATAAGATCTGGATCCGGAGACTTTATTTTCTGGAATGCCTCATCCGATAAAATTCGTACTTACCCTGATTCAGGATATGTTTTTGATATCAAGATTGTGAATAAGGGGAATGAAAGGGTGATTAAGGATTTCTGGTTACGGCCATTGAAAGAAGTCCCATACGAGCCATATGAATACAATATGTATACCCGTGAGCGTAAGCAGGAAACCAGACAAACACCTGATGGTAAATCTTACCGGGTACCATATACGATCCATCCTGGTGTAATACAGAATATGTACTATACAAAGGACAGCCTGTTTACAGACACGTTGGTTTCCGTGTATATCCAGAAAACCGGTATAAAAGGGCATTCCCTCACTTTCAAGTTTGTAGATCAGCATTTTAACCCTATTGATCCTGCTAAGTTTGGACAAACCAAATGGGATGAGCTGGTACATGGTTTTGACAGACAACAAACTACCACAGGAGTTACCTATCAGGTTGCTTATCCCATACCACTCACCAGTTTAAATACAAAGTATGCGGCAAACGGAAAGGCCAGGGTTTCCTTCGGATACAGCCGGAAAGGTTTCGGGGGAGGACGGGTGGATGCCAACTTTGGACTTGATTTCGCTATTTATGAGCCAGGTGATTGGACAATTATGTTCTTTTTCCGGAGGGATCCACTTTTTGAAAATGATTAA
- a CDS encoding RagB/SusD family nutrient uptake outer membrane protein, which produces MNKFFIRIGSVVFTGMVLSMSCKKALDVPPTHMVPVKQMWQVKNDARSAVFGTYGLLRAALSNNNAYLAYGELRGGDFVSTSRSDIAAVTENDLRSSEAVVEEWKNWRRFYAAIAQANLCLEKLAKVKENDFRYTAENLKLDIANVRYLRALTYFYLVRIWGNVPLITKTAEGTFPQVQKSDRQTILDFITQEAQAALNDLPWRYNGQSPEQSGLYWEQSDSHWRGIIANKGAAYQLLAHIAAWRGNYLETERYTKIAIDNKALGGYDIIDIGNLTNTQGGVFQGQSANVLLALPADKEFQEASASGHIEDWTLALPYVSRKTPDIYIPNDTILQIFNEKNDNRFGINESGTALGNYFTGFGSPIPMFSKIRQLSTTGADPLRNYQSAIVIFRYEDLVLLRAEALIFLGDPDKATQLLNSIRSQRGLPEYKVADGHIADAILKERRRELLGEGWRWFDLVRFEQVPGYTRFTAQDIKAGALYWPLSKEVMNGNRALQQNEFWQH; this is translated from the coding sequence ATGAATAAATTTTTTATCCGGATAGGTAGCGTTGTTTTTACAGGCATGGTATTATCCATGTCCTGTAAGAAAGCCCTGGATGTACCACCCACGCATATGGTACCGGTAAAGCAAATGTGGCAGGTGAAGAATGATGCCAGATCGGCCGTTTTTGGTACCTATGGTTTGTTAAGGGCTGCCCTGTCAAATAATAATGCTTACCTGGCTTATGGGGAGTTAAGAGGCGGAGATTTTGTAAGCACTTCCCGTAGCGATATCGCGGCAGTAACCGAAAATGACCTGAGGTCCAGTGAAGCGGTTGTAGAAGAATGGAAAAACTGGCGGAGATTTTATGCAGCAATAGCACAGGCGAATCTGTGTCTGGAAAAGCTGGCTAAAGTTAAAGAAAATGATTTCAGGTATACTGCGGAGAACCTGAAGCTGGATATTGCCAACGTACGTTATTTGCGTGCGCTTACTTATTTCTATCTCGTTCGTATATGGGGTAACGTACCGCTGATTACAAAGACAGCAGAAGGCACATTCCCACAAGTACAAAAATCGGACAGACAAACGATACTGGATTTTATCACACAAGAAGCACAGGCTGCTTTGAATGATTTACCCTGGCGGTATAATGGACAGTCACCGGAGCAGTCCGGGCTTTACTGGGAGCAAAGTGACAGTCACTGGAGAGGGATTATTGCCAATAAAGGCGCTGCTTATCAATTACTGGCACATATTGCGGCCTGGAGAGGGAATTATCTGGAAACAGAAAGATATACCAAAATAGCGATTGATAATAAAGCACTTGGGGGCTATGATATTATTGATATTGGTAACCTCACCAATACACAGGGAGGTGTTTTCCAGGGGCAATCAGCCAATGTATTGCTGGCACTGCCTGCGGATAAAGAATTTCAGGAAGCTTCTGCCAGTGGGCATATAGAAGACTGGACGCTGGCACTACCTTATGTGTCCAGAAAAACACCGGATATCTATATCCCGAATGATACTATCCTGCAAATATTTAATGAGAAGAATGATAACCGGTTTGGCATTAATGAAAGCGGCACTGCATTAGGTAATTATTTTACAGGTTTTGGCAGCCCCATTCCGATGTTCAGCAAGATAAGACAACTCAGTACTACCGGTGCAGATCCTTTGCGCAACTACCAGTCGGCCATTGTTATTTTCCGGTATGAAGATCTCGTGTTGCTGCGTGCTGAGGCATTGATCTTCCTGGGGGATCCTGATAAGGCCACGCAACTGCTCAACAGTATCAGATCCCAGCGCGGGCTTCCCGAATACAAAGTAGCGGACGGTCATATTGCAGATGCGATCCTGAAAGAAAGAAGGAGGGAACTGTTGGGCGAAGGCTGGCGCTGGTTCGACCTCGTGAGATTTGAACAGGTGCCTGGTTACACCCGTTTTACAGCACAGGATATAAAGGCAGGAGCATTGTACTGGCCACTTTCCAAAGAGGTAATGAATGGCAACCGGGCGCTTCAGCAAAATGAATTTTGGCAACATTAA